From the Juglans microcarpa x Juglans regia isolate MS1-56 chromosome 3D, Jm3101_v1.0, whole genome shotgun sequence genome, the window atatttttttaaaattttttcgtaatgtttatgaatgttaaaaagttattttaaaaaagttataaaaaaacaattttatcgatttaaattttatcaattataaatcgataaaattataaaattattttattgccTTAATTGTAAACCGGTTGGAAGGTATcatctttctttaaaaaatgacaattttgctTCGTTTAGAAttataattcatttcaactcatcattataaattttttaaattttaaaaataattcaacttttttaaaatttaaaataataataatattaaaaaataatattataataatattttatcatctcaactcaactcaactcaactaacttcaatatccaaacgtaatCTTATTTTACAATTGCATGCACGTGATTTGAGCCCACCAAAACTACTTATCGACATCTCCTGTCGGCTGTCAGAACCCAAAGCCACACCACACGCCTCTACTCTCGACTCCTCACACAGTCACGCAAATCATACCCATTTTCCACCACGAGACCCCTCCTTAACACCCTTTAGCGCATTCAGTGCCCCCGTCCATGGCTTCCTCCCATGTGAACTACTCTCCATGATCATCACTGCGAACCCACATGTTCAGGTATTCTATCGTTATCAATTGCGTGACACTCACTTTCTTTCACTGGTTTTGCCTTCTCAGATCTTATTCGCATTGTATGTACTTTTCCTGCATCCTTGATTTTCAGTTACAGAGCCAGCTCTAGCTCTCTCAAGCCCTTTGTGTTTCTGGAAGTTGTTGAGTTTGTAAAGAAGAAATTGATGAAAATGGAAGTTGCTTATGGTACACCACCTAGAAATAGATTGGATCATTTGAAAAAAGACGGATCCGAAAAGACCCATTTGCGAAAATTGGAGTTGGATTCCTCTGATAACGTCACTGTGCCTAATTCCCAGTTCCGTTCAATGAATGCCTTGGAGATCTTAAGAGAATCAGTTAAGATTCTCCGCTACAATCTGTCGGGGTTTATGATGATTACTGCATTGCTCATCTGCCCCGTAGCTGCCGTTTTTCTACCCAACGTGTTAGCAAATCATTCGATTGTGAGGAGACTGATTATTGAGCTTTTGTTGGTGGCCAAGTCCAGTGGACTGCCTCTCACGCCTCTTGTGAAACAGTCATGCCAGCGTTTCGCAGAGATGGTTGTTTCATCAGCAATGTGCTTCCCCTTGTACATCACGATGTCTTTGTTATCAAAAGCTGCAGTGGTTTATTCGGTAGATTGTAGTTATTCCAGGAAGAAGTTCTCTGTGTCTAAATTTTACGTGATCATTGCCAAGATTTGGAGGCGTCTAGTTTCGACCTATTTGTGGGTCTGCATTTTGGTTGTTGGCTGTGTCACATTGTTTTGTGTTCTACTTGTTGCCGTGTGCAATGCATTTGCTGTAATTGGGTTGTCTCCGGGTATGATTGTCTACGCTGCAGTAATGGCAGGGCTTGTTTTCTCGGTCATCTTTGCCAATGCAATCATTATTTGCAACATTGCTATTGTGATTTCAGTGTTGGAGGATGTTTCAGGACATCATGCAATGCTGCGGTCCAGTGTGTTGATTAAGGGTCAGACTCAAGTGGGTCTTTTGATATTTCTCGGATCCACTATTGGGATGGCTTTTATTGAGGGGTTGTTTGAGCATAGAGTGAAGACACTTAGCTATGGAGATGGGTCTTCAAGGATTTGGGAAGGGCCTCTTTTGGTGGTAATGTATTCATTTGTGTTGCTAATTGATTCTATAATGAGTGCGGTTTTCTACTTCAGTTGTATATCTTCCAATGTAGAAGCTGACATAACAGAAACAATGGCTACTTCTGCTGAAAGGGTGGGCATTTAATGATATTACCTtgtaaatatatgatatatcagtAAGAGTTTTAGTTTGAATGTCATGAAAATTGGAGCACATAGAGATAATTATGATATTGATGCCATGCATTTAAGCACCGTTAATGAGGATCAGTGTAATGGCATGAGAGTGTATCTTCACAAGCAAATTTGTAGCAGGTGGTAGCCACAAATGCCTCCTGATTCTTGGATGGATATTTGACTTTTGAGTACATAAAGTTGCATCCTGCTGATCACAATGCATGGGGATTGAACGAAGGTATCAAAGACTCTGTATTGCTACATTGTTGGAGCTATATTATGTTAGAAAATTTCTGGAAATTACAATCATTATTGCTTTTATAATGTATAATGCATATATTTCTGTCATTATACATCATACAGTGTAATCTTTAAAGTCATTTTAAGCTGTCTCTCTgttttgatttagaagataaattttaaaatttaaatcttacaaattaaatcttaccatttaagcgACGTGGATGATGTGCTCTACACACTaacttgataatagaataattctaatCATGAATAGTCAAGAGTAATGCACATAACATATATAGTTAAATAGTAATATGGTATTTCGGCTgcctagaagaaaaaaaaaatggtatattAGTTGTCCTGCTTCAGTCCAAGATCTTGAGTGTGCTACTACATTTGTGTTCTCGTGTCTGAAGCTGTGAACAATAGTCATTGCAGTCATCTACCGACAACATAACTAGATCATTCTGCTGCTTCAATTGTGTTGTGTTCTAGTTTCCATGGCTCATTAATGCTCTTTTGATGATACTAGTGAGAGGAATCAGAGAAGTTTCATAAATCGTGAGCGGTCTATGGATGAATTTATTAGAACtttcatttttaattctttgttCCATTgatcgattgtaattgattttaatggcacgAGCATTCCTGAATTTCTTGTATAACTAGAACACCACTCTTAAGCGTTGCTTTTGTATATGACCGTGTGCTTGGACTTCTgtctattcttatgatcaataattaaaatgttatttacctataaaaaaaaaattggcttgTAATCCTTTTAAGGAATAAATTTGAAATGCATCTTACACGATTGAAAtatatttctgttcttttttttcaatgggCACTGAAGGTCCCAAAATGATAGTTGAAGAACAAACCGGCATTAGTCACCCCGAGTTGCTCGTAACAAGCAAAGCACGCCAAGTCTGTTGTGAGTCATAGTTATAATATGCAtctatgaaattaattaatgatacaaTATCATCCTAATAAATAAAGAACTAAGATTTCAACAAGTGTATCACAAAAAGGAACTAAAAAAACTCCTCCCATTACATGCTAATAATAATTAGTCCGCTTGATTTGTAGAATATTAAAGGTTTGTAGAAACTTACCCTTTAATATTCTACAAATCTTAAAGGGttctttattaatattgagttgaattgagattagttgagttctttatgaatagtagtgagttaagatggtggagtgagttttgtggagctcacctaatatgagtttagatgtattatgagaagttgaaaaaagctgtggatcccacgtgtaaaaaggtgttgagttgaaagaGGGTGTGAGTTCCAtgtgtaaaaaagttttgaattaaattaagtttaattagtgatttgagagttaagtatttgaatgttagactcaacttaaaattagaatgAATTAATCAATTCAATCCAAGTTCCAAACAGGCCTAAGTATCCACATTTCTATGAATGTGGTATGATTCTTAGATTCttgtaggggtgggcagtggggGCCCGCCCCCATCCGCCCCGCCCCAGCCCCCTGCTTCACACCCCTcccatttttaaaataaaaaattataatttttaatatttatataaatatattgtatatagatatatacaatttgttaaaaatttgaaattgaattcaagttaatAGTCATATTTAAGTAATGTGGGACTTAACAGTAAGTTCCACATTGCCAGTAAGTTCCACATTGtttaagtatgactattgtattacCTTGACCTTTGATATAATGGTTGGTCTAGGAGGCCGAGACAatctaaaatacaactctaatgagttttttttttaaaaaaaatgtataaaaatcttTACATCAGCCTACTGTTGGCTTCAACCGTAACAGTGGACAAGCTGATGTGCTATAGTAGACTGATGTGCTGTGTAGAGAAAAAGCTGATGTGTTACATTGGACTGATGTGCTGtgtagaggaaaaaaatataggaaggaaaaaaaaagccAACTTAGGTGTGCTACGACTGAGGTGCTACGGCTAAGGTGCTACAGTGGGCTGCTTTATAGCTTTactcaaatttcaatttataatttaaattatattataatttgggtttaaaaaaaattttaagtctaaaattttttttagacccgATGTGTCATTGAGTTGAGCGGGGGGCAGGGCGGGGTgcggtttcaaccccacccccctGTATCGGGGAGGGGGGCTAGGAGGGGTGCCCCCGCCCCACACCATGGGGGTAGCACCTCTAGATTCTTGGACTAgatggtcatatatatatatatataaatgatagaTACAACCGTCTGGTGCAACCGGCGTGTCCATGTCACccgttttattttttccttcctctccctctccgttTCGTTCCCCCTCTCCCGCTCGAAATTTCatttctccctccctccatctctATCTCCGTCGGACTACTCCCTCTCCCTTGAAGACGCCTAGTGCCCCATGCACGTTTGTCTCCTTAAGGAAACAAACATGTATGGCCCCCTTTCTGAGCAAAGAAACCACCACTGTTGCAAACCTTTAAGCTTCAGTGAAGCATCTCCACCTTGTAGTTGCCGTCACCACACATGAATCCCTTCAAGCAAGGCAACTCCAACCATCTCAAGGCACTACTTCACGCGGGAGACTCCATAAAAACAGCCTAGTAAACCTCTCCGTTGCCATTACTCATTTGTTTTAAAGCGCCAAAATAGAGCAATTTTGTGCTCTCAGCCCAGATACCTCCCACACACGACCACCTACTTTAAACCGACACCAACTACACCCAAGCCACCATAAGCCTCTGTTTCCTCCACCAAAACACAAAGCACCCGCTCTCTACCATGAGCCATTGCAAAACCATTGTCACCGAGACACAGAACAAGATCATGGGGCACTCCAATGTGTGGAATTCTCACCCTAAAAACTACGGCCCTGGCTCCCGCGCCTGGTACGGAATATCGCCTTTTCTCTTCCAACTTGTTTGGTCCCCGAGAAATTATCATTGATTGAAAGAAATCTAACTTGTTCTGATCCTTGTCAGGCTTCTGATTTATTTatagagagtttttttttcctattcgGTTTTGTTTTGTGCCATTGGTTGTTATTCTGATACTTACAGAAATAATCATATAACTCACTAAGATCGCTTGAAAAAGTTTATTCTTTTCTCTGGCAGAATATATATGTCTTATAGTATGA encodes:
- the LOC121254662 gene encoding uncharacterized protein LOC121254662 → MFSYRASSSSLKPFVFLEVVEFVKKKLMKMEVAYGTPPRNRLDHLKKDGSEKTHLRKLELDSSDNVTVPNSQFRSMNALEILRESVKILRYNLSGFMMITALLICPVAAVFLPNVLANHSIVRRLIIELLLVAKSSGLPLTPLVKQSCQRFAEMVVSSAMCFPLYITMSLLSKAAVVYSVDCSYSRKKFSVSKFYVIIAKIWRRLVSTYLWVCILVVGCVTLFCVLLVAVCNAFAVIGLSPGMIVYAAVMAGLVFSVIFANAIIICNIAIVISVLEDVSGHHAMLRSSVLIKGQTQVGLLIFLGSTIGMAFIEGLFEHRVKTLSYGDGSSRIWEGPLLVVMYSFVLLIDSIMSAVFYFSCISSNVEADITETMATSAERVGI